The sequence CTCGTCCCCCCTCCACCGCCGCTCCCTCGCGTACCGGACATGCGCGCCAAACACCCTCCGCACAAGGAGCAGAAATTTATCCATGCGCAGTGCGTCGATCGAGCTCCATTGCCGGGAGAGGATGGTCCAGAAGGCGCGGAGGAAGGGCGCCACGCACGGTTTTTGCACGTCAAAGACGAGGTTGGCGAGGTCGGCGGCGAGTGCTTGCTGCGGACGTGGGCGGTCCGTCATCCAGAGCGCGTAGTATAGGCCTGTCCAGAGTTTGAGGGCGTCGGGGGCGGGGAGGGAGGTTCGTGAGGAGAGGTATGTttggagggtggtgagggaTTGGGTTCGTAGTTTGCGGTCTGCGGTTGTTAGTGGATGGTGAAGAGGGGGGGAGAGGGGGACGGACCGCTTGAGGCGAGGTTTTTGATGAATGGCATCTGGGACGCTTCTAAGGTTGCGCCGGCCATGGTTGCGGCTTGGTTACGAGGAACGGTTTGATGGTGTATTGTGACGTCGGAAATTTTGGCGGGAGAAATGGAAATCAAAAAAATCAAGGTGAGGGCCCCACTTCGGTGAGCTCACCTCTTATCTTATCGGGCGTGCCGAGGATGAATTGGCTTTGAAGGTGATGGGACGTTGGTGAGAATGGATGGCAAGGTTGAATTGGGTTAGTAGCACAATGTGTTGGATCGCTTTCGGGATGGGAATAGCCGATGGATAGCAGATGCATCTGTAGTCAGAGTTGCACCGCGGTTAAGTTATGTCAAACGATTGGGGGTTTCCGTGTGCGACTCGGAATGCGAATGCGAGGCGAAAATGTGGCGCGATTGAGTTGCGCTAGGGGGGAATAAGAGCTGGAGGTTTCCGTTCCGTGGGTAGACGGGGACGGGACAATCCATATAGTTTTGACGGATTGTCTGTGATGGAAATAGGTTTGTGTTTATGTTTACTTTGAGTTTTGGATGTCGTGGTTATAAAGACGTCTGTGTCTTGCTCCGTTCCTGAGTTCTGACTCCTTACAAAGTGGTAAAGTGCGTGCGATAACCAACCCGTTTGGACAGCAAAAATGGCAGACCAACCCAAAGACAACAAAGATTTCTGGACGACACAGGAGAAACTCCAACTACGAGACTATCTCACCGTCCTCCACAGCTCGTTGAGGATAGCTGGTCCTCCGCCAGTGGTATTCGAAGACACGCCCATCGCACCGTCGACGTCGACCGGCCCCAAGGAGATGGGAAGGGGGCTTTTGTGCACAAACGACGTGTACAAGGATAACGTGGCGGTACGTTTTCGGAACCACATCAACGCGCGGCATGATTGGGATGCGGTGCTGGAGCCGATGATGGATATTGACACGGGGGATGTTATTGTTGGGTTTCCGCGGACGTTGAGAGCCGTTGATGAACTGGAGTGTAAGTTtgtggatgggatggtgTGGACGTAGGCTGACTTGCGTAGATGATGATGGGGTGAGGATATTGAAGGCGCTGGGGGAGACGGAATTtggagaggatgaggataAGGAGTCGATTATGTATCGTGTTAGGCGATGGGCTGCGAGTGAGTTTTtctgttgttgaagttgtggtgatgatgctgactTTTGTAGTTGGACCGGTGATGGATggggggaaggggaaggggaaaGCGGAGGGTGAAGCGGATGCGTGAaggagatgaggaggaaagggtcaactggtgcaagAAAGACAGGATATGGGTGCATTAGCTATCAAGGGACATGGCGGTTTTGAAAGGCATGGATGGATTGCAGCATCAATTAAAGGCGGGCATAGTATACCactgcattcaatgttgaaccGCTTTGCTAATATGGAGACTAATACTATTATTACCTTATTGTGCCGTAGCAAATAATATCAGACGGAAGATAATAGACACCGTTTGCTCGTCtctcttccatctcatctcgaCTTATAccaagtaccagactccatgtcgcatcactccatttgatgtcaacatgCACCAGCTCTTAGGCCTGCTGCCCTATCGCCCCACATGAGCATCAGTCCAGCCTgacatgagcatgagcatgagcatgaaTCAAGTGCCGTTGATCAAACATTGATTGCCTGGATTGTCTCAGGCATTACAACAGTACCAGCTTATAATACAATACCCGTATCATCTGCCCTTTCGTCCAACCTCAAACCCATCaacacaaacattgaacaacttGAAGCTCATCTACCTGAGCTGCCCCGCGATCGGTGCCCCACCACAGTCATTCCTGCCTTCATCTTCCCTCCactctcaacttcaacccgtcatcaccacctcTTCCTCCCCAAAACCCAAAAACCCAACCCTCCACCGCAACCATGTCCACCAAACGCATCACAAAGGTAACCTCCCCCCTCATCCTCCCCATCGCTAAACTAACATCCCCAGGAATTCGCAGAAGTCTCCCAATCACCCCCCGAAGGCTTCACCGTCGCCCTCCCCCCCAACGAATCCATCCACACCTGGCAAATCACCCTCGTCCCGCCGCCAACATCGCCCTTCCACCCCGGCAAATACggcatcctcctcac is a genomic window of Pochonia chlamydosporia 170 chromosome Unknown PCv3seq00010, whole genome shotgun sequence containing:
- a CDS encoding nucleolar, Nop52 (similar to Metarhizium robertsii ARSEF 23 XP_007826053.1), which gives rise to MAGATLEASQMPFIKNLASSDRKLRTQSLTTLQTYLSSRTSLPAPDALKLWTGLYYALWMTDRPRPQQALAADLANLVFDVQKPCVAPFLRAFWTILSRQWSSIDALRMDKFLLLVRRVFGAHVRYARERRWRGDEVLDVLRRECFDVGEEEGVALGLRLHVLDLWVDELEREKALGEGDEVRGEWVRKMGDIVDALRGSPVKAVRSRASESYNDERLPWSAKGDEDEGDEDEDEDEDEDEGWGGIED